Proteins encoded together in one Olsenella timonensis window:
- a CDS encoding helix-turn-helix transcriptional regulator, translated as MAEERLTEELLNRLRASARPEAYLDEGVTIDRTLSDYLNELRIEKGLKRSAIFRACGINQTQGYDIFGGKSKPGRDRAIMLSLGMGCTLRETQRIMRLAGVSELWPKTRRDAIIIWCIEHGMSRQETDDELFRLDEDTLFKNTGPLT; from the coding sequence ATGGCAGAGGAGCGTCTGACAGAAGAGCTGCTCAATCGTCTGCGCGCGTCCGCCCGCCCGGAGGCCTACCTCGACGAGGGCGTCACGATCGACCGCACGCTGTCCGACTACCTGAACGAGCTGCGCATCGAGAAGGGCCTCAAGCGCTCCGCGATCTTCAGAGCCTGCGGCATCAACCAGACCCAGGGCTACGACATCTTTGGCGGCAAGAGCAAGCCCGGGCGTGACAGGGCCATCATGCTGTCTCTTGGCATGGGCTGCACCCTGCGCGAGACGCAGCGGATAATGCGCCTGGCTGGCGTCTCGGAGCTCTGGCCCAAGACGCGCCGCGACGCCATCATCATCTGGTGCATAGAGCACGGCATGTCTCGCCAAGAGACCGACGACGAGCTCTTTCGCCTGGACGAGGACACCCTCTTCAAGAACACCGGTCCGCTCACCTAG
- the metA gene encoding homoserine O-succinyltransferase, with translation MPINIPDGLPAKTILQQERIFALEEEVASHQEIRPLRVAILNLMPTKIETETQILRLISKSPLQVSCDFMRVSTHESTHVSQDHLVKFYDTFDSFRDKNYDGLIITGAPVEHLEYEEVDYWDEFCEIVDWSQEHVFSTMFLCWGALGALWHLYQIPKRQLGAKLFGVFKQRLCDEYSFLTNGFDEVHYMPHSRHAAIDTGALAEHPELCTLSEGFTSGPSLLATRDFHEVYVTGHFEYGRDTLADEFWRDFHKGLPIRVPENYFPDDDPERQPLFTWRAHANLLYRNWLNWVYQMTPYDLDEIPSAIAELRARSTAATGHVDKF, from the coding sequence ATGCCCATCAACATCCCCGACGGCCTGCCCGCCAAGACGATCCTCCAGCAGGAGCGCATCTTCGCCCTCGAGGAGGAGGTGGCCAGCCACCAGGAGATCCGCCCCCTGCGCGTGGCGATTCTCAACCTCATGCCCACCAAGATCGAGACCGAGACCCAGATCCTGCGCCTCATCTCCAAGTCCCCGCTGCAGGTGAGCTGCGACTTCATGCGCGTCTCCACCCACGAGTCCACGCACGTCTCGCAGGACCACCTGGTCAAGTTCTACGACACGTTCGACTCCTTCCGCGACAAGAACTACGACGGCCTCATCATCACCGGCGCGCCCGTCGAGCACCTCGAGTACGAGGAGGTCGACTACTGGGACGAGTTCTGCGAGATCGTGGACTGGAGCCAGGAGCACGTGTTCTCCACGATGTTCCTCTGCTGGGGCGCGCTCGGCGCGCTGTGGCATCTCTACCAGATCCCCAAGCGCCAGCTCGGCGCCAAGCTCTTCGGCGTGTTCAAGCAGCGCCTCTGCGACGAGTATAGCTTCCTCACCAACGGCTTTGACGAGGTTCACTACATGCCGCACAGCCGTCACGCCGCTATCGACACCGGCGCGCTGGCCGAGCACCCCGAGCTCTGCACACTCTCCGAGGGCTTCACGAGCGGGCCGTCTCTTCTGGCCACGCGCGACTTCCACGAGGTCTACGTGACCGGCCACTTTGAGTACGGCCGCGACACCCTGGCCGACGAGTTCTGGCGCGACTTCCACAAGGGCCTGCCCATCCGCGTGCCCGAGAACTACTTCCCGGACGACGATCCCGAGCGGCAGCCGCTCTTCACCTGGCGCGCCCACGCCAACCTGCTCTATCGCAACTGGCTCAACTGGGTCTATCAGATGACGCCGTACGACCTCGACGAGATCCCGTCCGCAATCGCCGAGCTGCGCGCGCGGAGCACGGCCGCGACCGGCCACGTGGACAAGTTCTAG
- a CDS encoding DEAD/DEAH box helicase: MTTTFAELGLNEQILAGVDALGFTTPTPVQEQAIPVVLTGRDIVASAQTGTGKTAAFALPALQLVAGEVGRGPHALVVTPTRELAAQIEGVVSVVCEKTGQRAVIVMGGTKFDRQIRELERGCDLLVATPGRLIDLMEHNHVSLSQVKVLVLDEADRMLDMGFWPSVRRIMHALPERHQTLLFSATIPPSIKSTIDALLTDPATVEIARVGETADTVEEHLCPVTQGQKAELLRALLDTGGAAGERPERVLVFCRTKQRVDDVSKTLKNGGVRVDVMHADRPQQARARALERFRDGKVQVLVATDVMSRGIDVSGIDAVVNFDVPMDPEDYVHRIGRTGRAGATGHAYTFVAPDEISPLREIEYFTKKLVPVWDLPGFDYDPGRIVPQAGRPTKRSTRTMFSGSRGRGRGIGGGRYGRHY; encoded by the coding sequence ATGACTACTACATTTGCCGAGCTCGGGCTCAACGAGCAGATTCTCGCCGGGGTGGACGCCCTCGGCTTCACCACGCCGACCCCCGTCCAGGAGCAGGCGATTCCCGTGGTGCTCACGGGTCGCGACATCGTCGCCTCGGCGCAGACGGGCACGGGAAAGACCGCTGCCTTCGCGCTGCCCGCGCTGCAGCTCGTCGCAGGCGAGGTGGGCAGGGGCCCGCACGCGCTCGTGGTCACGCCCACGCGCGAGCTGGCGGCGCAGATTGAGGGCGTCGTCTCCGTCGTCTGCGAGAAGACCGGCCAGCGCGCGGTCATCGTCATGGGCGGCACCAAGTTCGACCGCCAGATCAGGGAGCTCGAGCGCGGGTGCGACCTGCTCGTGGCGACCCCCGGGCGCCTCATCGACCTCATGGAGCACAACCACGTGAGCCTCTCGCAGGTCAAGGTCCTCGTGCTCGACGAGGCGGACCGCATGCTCGACATGGGCTTCTGGCCGAGCGTACGTCGCATCATGCACGCGCTGCCCGAGCGCCACCAGACGCTGCTCTTCTCGGCCACCATCCCTCCCTCAATCAAGTCCACGATCGACGCGCTGCTCACCGACCCCGCCACCGTGGAGATCGCGCGCGTGGGTGAGACCGCCGATACCGTGGAGGAGCACCTCTGCCCCGTCACCCAGGGACAGAAGGCCGAGCTTCTGCGCGCCCTGCTGGACACCGGCGGCGCCGCGGGCGAGCGGCCCGAGCGCGTGCTGGTCTTCTGCCGCACCAAGCAGCGGGTGGACGACGTCTCAAAGACGCTCAAGAACGGCGGCGTTCGCGTGGACGTCATGCACGCCGACCGCCCGCAGCAGGCCCGGGCGCGAGCGCTCGAGCGCTTCCGGGACGGCAAGGTGCAGGTCCTCGTGGCGACCGACGTGATGAGCCGCGGCATAGACGTCTCGGGCATCGATGCCGTGGTCAACTTTGACGTTCCCATGGACCCGGAGGACTACGTGCACCGCATCGGCCGCACGGGGCGCGCCGGCGCCACCGGCCATGCCTACACCTTCGTTGCGCCCGACGAGATCAGCCCCCTGCGCGAGATCGAGTACTTTACCAAGAAGCTCGTGCCCGTATGGGACCTTCCCGGGTTTGACTACGACCCCGGGCGCATCGTGCCTCAGGCGGGGCGTCCGACCAAGCGCTCCACGCGCACGATGTTCTCCGGCTCTCGCGGCCGCGGACGCGGCATCGGCGGCGGACGCTACGGACGCCACTACTAG
- a CDS encoding class I SAM-dependent rRNA methyltransferase, with protein sequence MKQARPYPRVMVTRKAARSLAGGHPWVFEGEIISAEPAENGAIVDVFEENGTWQGAGLLSQESKIRVRVVSRNANDRFDDAFWSRRVAWAWQHRRVAMGGRGLPGAEPDTTCCRVVFSEADGLPGLVADRYENVLVTQVGTVGMERLRPVVYRALVDALAADGEKIDAIFERNDGASRAKEGLPQYKGWWDGLPAPKTARLVVCENGLRFDLDLENSQKTGFFLDQKYNRRAVREIAGGRRVLDCFCHVGPFGLNAAAGGAEFVRCVDVSDTAIELARENARLNGLDDRMGFTCANVLDYLPELARDRARLREEGGPFDLIVLDPPAFTKSRGTVSHAARGYREINYQALRLLPRGGYLATCSCSHFMTRDLLAKAIAEAAHQANVQLKQVEERQQAPDHPILWGFPESHYLDFFVFQVI encoded by the coding sequence ATGAAGCAGGCACGGCCCTACCCTCGTGTCATGGTCACGCGCAAGGCGGCGCGCTCGCTGGCCGGCGGACACCCGTGGGTCTTCGAGGGCGAGATCATTTCCGCCGAGCCCGCCGAGAACGGCGCAATCGTGGACGTCTTCGAGGAGAACGGCACCTGGCAGGGTGCGGGCCTGCTCTCGCAGGAGTCCAAAATCCGCGTCCGCGTGGTGAGCCGCAACGCCAACGACCGCTTTGACGACGCCTTCTGGTCGCGCCGCGTCGCGTGGGCCTGGCAGCACCGCCGCGTCGCGATGGGCGGTCGCGGCCTGCCCGGTGCCGAGCCGGACACCACCTGCTGCCGCGTGGTCTTCTCCGAGGCGGACGGCCTGCCCGGCCTTGTGGCCGACCGCTACGAGAACGTGCTGGTCACGCAGGTTGGCACCGTGGGCATGGAGCGCCTGCGTCCCGTCGTGTACCGCGCGCTCGTGGACGCGCTCGCTGCGGACGGCGAGAAGATCGACGCGATCTTCGAGCGCAACGACGGAGCCTCGCGCGCCAAGGAGGGCCTGCCGCAGTACAAGGGCTGGTGGGACGGCCTGCCCGCGCCAAAGACCGCGCGCCTCGTGGTGTGCGAGAACGGTCTGCGCTTTGACCTCGACCTCGAGAACAGCCAGAAGACCGGCTTCTTCCTCGACCAGAAGTACAACCGCCGCGCCGTGCGCGAGATCGCGGGCGGCCGTCGCGTGCTCGACTGCTTCTGCCACGTGGGCCCCTTCGGCCTGAACGCGGCCGCAGGTGGCGCCGAGTTCGTGCGCTGCGTTGACGTGAGCGACACCGCCATCGAGCTCGCGCGTGAGAACGCCCGCCTCAACGGTCTGGACGACCGCATGGGCTTCACCTGCGCGAACGTCCTCGACTACCTGCCCGAGCTCGCCCGCGACCGCGCCCGCCTGCGCGAGGAGGGCGGCCCGTTCGACCTCATCGTGCTGGACCCGCCCGCCTTCACCAAGAGCCGCGGCACCGTATCCCACGCCGCGCGCGGCTACCGCGAGATCAACTACCAGGCGCTGCGACTGCTGCCTCGAGGCGGCTACCTGGCCACCTGCAGCTGCTCGCACTTCATGACGCGCGACCTTCTCGCCAAGGCGATCGCCGAGGCCGCGCACCAGGCCAACGTGCAGCTCAAGCAGGTCGAGGAGCGTCAGCAGGCCCCCGACCACCCCATCCTCTGGGGCTTCCCCGAGAGTCACTACCTGGACTTCTTCGTCTTCCAGGTGATCTAG
- a CDS encoding L-lactate permease: protein MLELFGMFVLALAPIIWLVIALCGLHMEAYLASLGALVVAAVCAALGWAMTPVNMATAALEGFAMALWPIVIVIIAAVFTYNLTVHTGAMETIKRMLCSVSADRRVLTLLIGWCFGGFLEGMAGFGTAVAIPASMLMALGISPVTAILACLIANGVPTMFGSIGIPTTTLASITGIDVVELATVQAIQVFPFVIACPILMVALVGHGPKALRGMLPISLVSGVSFAACLLAAGHFIGGELPDVVASVVSLVLTFAYALHMHKSGIEVPEEYRLVASAEDEAPRESLADKLRAWAPFALIFAVLLLTSKLVPFVNGPLSAVKSTVNIYAGDPTATLTFSWVNTPGVLIFICGIVGGVIQHCPPREMLGVLGATCKQMSKTIVTMLGVLACAKIMGYSGMIASISAFFVGTLGGLYPLVAPLLGALGTFVTGSGTSSEVLFGNVQLHAAQSIGANETWLVASNSLGVSAGKMLSPQNIAIGCAACGLTGKDGEILGKIAPYAFAFAVVMALIVYAGSLVL from the coding sequence ATGCTTGAGCTCTTTGGCATGTTCGTCCTCGCCCTCGCCCCCATCATCTGGCTCGTCATCGCCCTGTGCGGGCTGCACATGGAGGCCTACCTCGCGAGCCTCGGCGCGCTCGTCGTGGCCGCCGTCTGCGCCGCGCTCGGCTGGGCGATGACGCCCGTCAACATGGCCACGGCCGCGCTCGAGGGCTTTGCGATGGCGCTCTGGCCCATCGTGATCGTGATCATCGCCGCGGTCTTCACCTACAACCTCACCGTGCACACCGGCGCCATGGAGACGATCAAGCGCATGCTCTGCTCGGTCTCGGCCGACCGCCGCGTCCTCACGCTGCTCATCGGCTGGTGCTTCGGCGGCTTCCTCGAGGGCATGGCCGGCTTTGGCACCGCCGTGGCCATCCCCGCGAGCATGCTCATGGCCCTGGGCATCAGCCCCGTGACGGCCATCCTGGCCTGCCTCATCGCCAACGGCGTTCCCACGATGTTTGGCTCGATCGGCATCCCCACCACCACGCTCGCCTCCATCACCGGGATCGACGTCGTGGAGCTGGCGACCGTCCAGGCCATCCAGGTCTTCCCGTTCGTTATTGCCTGCCCGATCCTCATGGTCGCCCTCGTGGGCCACGGCCCCAAGGCGCTCAGGGGCATGCTGCCCATCTCGCTCGTCTCGGGTGTCTCGTTCGCGGCGTGCCTCCTCGCGGCCGGCCACTTCATCGGCGGCGAGCTGCCCGACGTGGTTGCCTCCGTGGTCTCGCTCGTCCTCACCTTCGCCTATGCGCTGCACATGCACAAAAGCGGCATCGAGGTGCCCGAGGAGTACCGTCTCGTCGCGAGCGCCGAAGACGAGGCGCCTCGGGAGTCCCTCGCCGACAAGCTGCGCGCCTGGGCGCCGTTTGCCCTGATCTTCGCCGTGCTGCTGCTCACGAGCAAGCTGGTGCCGTTCGTCAACGGCCCGCTCTCCGCCGTCAAGAGCACGGTCAACATCTACGCCGGCGACCCCACGGCAACGCTGACCTTCTCGTGGGTGAACACGCCCGGCGTGCTGATCTTCATCTGCGGCATCGTGGGCGGCGTCATCCAGCACTGCCCGCCGCGCGAGATGCTGGGCGTCCTCGGCGCAACCTGCAAGCAGATGAGCAAGACCATCGTGACGATGCTCGGCGTGCTGGCCTGCGCCAAGATCATGGGCTACTCCGGCATGATCGCGAGCATCTCGGCCTTCTTCGTGGGCACGCTCGGCGGGCTCTACCCGCTCGTGGCGCCGCTGCTGGGCGCGCTCGGCACCTTCGTCACCGGCTCGGGCACCTCCAGCGAGGTCCTCTTCGGCAACGTCCAGCTCCATGCCGCGCAGTCGATCGGCGCCAACGAGACTTGGCTCGTGGCGTCCAACTCGCTCGGCGTCTCGGCGGGCAAGATGCTCAGCCCGCAGAACATCGCCATCGGCTGCGCCGCGTGCGGCCTCACCGGCAAGGACGGGGAGATTCTCGGCAAGATCGCCCCGTACGCGTTTGCGTTCGCCGTCGTGATGGCGCTCATCGTCTACGCCGGGTCGCTCGTGCTGTAG
- the tadA gene encoding tRNA adenosine(34) deaminase TadA, translated as MRLALEEAEAAAEEGEVPIGAVVVCDGRVIARAHNRRETDADPSAHAEFTAMVAAARALGRWRLTGCTVYVTLEPCLMCAGLMVNARVDRCVFGAADPKGGAVGTLFDVSHDPRLNHEFEVTGGVLADEAAGLLRAFFRARRKGGRAHPPEE; from the coding sequence ATGCGCCTGGCGCTCGAGGAGGCGGAGGCGGCAGCCGAGGAGGGGGAGGTGCCCATCGGCGCGGTGGTGGTGTGCGACGGCCGCGTGATCGCGCGCGCCCACAACCGTCGCGAGACCGACGCCGACCCCTCGGCGCATGCCGAGTTCACGGCGATGGTCGCCGCGGCGCGCGCGCTGGGGCGCTGGCGCCTCACGGGCTGCACGGTCTACGTGACGCTCGAGCCGTGCCTCATGTGCGCCGGGCTCATGGTCAACGCGCGCGTGGACCGCTGCGTCTTCGGGGCGGCGGATCCCAAGGGCGGCGCGGTGGGCACGCTCTTTGACGTGAGCCACGACCCGCGGCTCAACCACGAGTTCGAGGTCACGGGCGGGGTGCTCGCGGACGAGGCCGCGGGGCTGCTGCGCGCCTTCTTCCGCGCGCGCAGGAAGGGCGGCCGCGCGCACCCGCCGGAGGAGTGA
- a CDS encoding LemA family protein produces the protein MDPIVIILFVGLAVIALVMVYTRTYLNIMGADEKCRSTWKVLEASLARRGELVSSLEEAMAGRGGHGREALEALSRARGAVDAMEGPADKIVASQALTQTLREIFAVAERSTALMTDPGLVALMGQIAEAENDLEQARKAYDEEVRGYNALVTSFPGNKIGGMRYRPRMSVRAGRDDGTGRELPWTRF, from the coding sequence GTGGACCCCATCGTCATCATCCTGTTCGTGGGCCTGGCCGTCATCGCGCTGGTCATGGTGTACACCCGCACCTACCTCAACATCATGGGAGCCGACGAGAAATGCCGCTCGACGTGGAAGGTCCTCGAGGCCTCCCTCGCGCGTCGCGGCGAGCTGGTGAGCTCGCTCGAGGAGGCCATGGCGGGGCGCGGCGGACATGGGCGCGAGGCGCTCGAGGCGCTCTCCCGCGCCCGCGGCGCCGTGGACGCGATGGAGGGGCCCGCCGACAAGATCGTCGCCTCGCAGGCCCTCACCCAGACGCTGCGCGAGATCTTTGCCGTTGCCGAGCGCTCGACGGCGCTCATGACAGACCCCGGCCTCGTGGCCCTCATGGGCCAGATCGCAGAGGCCGAGAACGACCTCGAGCAGGCCCGCAAGGCCTACGACGAGGAGGTCCGCGGCTACAACGCCCTCGTCACCAGCTTTCCCGGCAACAAGATCGGCGGGATGCGCTACCGCCCGCGCATGAGCGTGCGCGCGGGGCGGGACGACGGGACCGGCCGCGAACTGCCCTGGACCAGGTTCTAG
- a CDS encoding suppressor of fused domain protein has protein sequence MTRDEFLARLREDDEYAPGWQAIDDAFERLYPGQLPEHYGTNLHARAMFGGNEYLDGFSFYTSPKGYKHLVTYGMTVLYGDEDAFGGTRNGWGYEMTMKLAEKDVEECLWAISTMSSLARYTYTTGRPTLPGACIRGDGSPLRIGSDSLITALLLVEDTEAEPQTSVYGETRFVQLVGITAAEAQAIADDHDNAGRLVELMRADGNVDLVTDMSRTASYL, from the coding sequence ATGACAAGGGACGAGTTTCTTGCCCGACTCCGCGAGGACGACGAGTACGCCCCGGGCTGGCAGGCCATCGACGACGCCTTCGAGAGGCTCTACCCAGGGCAGCTCCCCGAGCACTACGGGACGAACCTGCACGCCAGGGCGATGTTCGGCGGCAACGAGTACCTGGACGGCTTCTCCTTCTACACCTCCCCGAAGGGCTACAAGCACCTGGTTACCTATGGGATGACCGTGCTCTACGGCGACGAGGACGCCTTCGGGGGCACGCGCAACGGCTGGGGCTACGAGATGACGATGAAGCTCGCCGAGAAGGACGTCGAGGAGTGCCTCTGGGCGATCAGCACGATGTCCAGCCTGGCGAGATACACGTACACGACCGGTCGCCCCACCCTTCCGGGGGCGTGCATCAGGGGCGACGGGAGCCCCCTTCGCATCGGCTCGGACTCCCTGATCACGGCGCTCCTTCTGGTGGAGGACACGGAGGCCGAGCCCCAGACGTCCGTGTACGGAGAAACCAGGTTCGTCCAGCTCGTCGGGATAACCGCCGCCGAGGCGCAGGCGATCGCCGACGACCATGACAACGCCGGCCGGCTGGTCGAGCTCATGAGGGCCGACGGCAACGTGGACCTGGTCACCGACATGAGCAGGACCGCGTCGTACCTCTGA
- a CDS encoding magnesium transporter, which translates to MIYLSQLLGNPVLDADGEKVGTVSDLGIATGEVFPRITSLAFMGQGRTPIMISWRKYVDTYDEHEVRLKVIATDLRFSYLQPDEVLLARDILNKQIVDTHGMRVVRVNDLKLSDTSSTQLRLLGAEVGARGLLRSLHPALERVALRVCRTFGHPLPEKIIAWSYMDLVERDLSNVKLSVSHKTLDDMHPADIADIIERLDPRLRGQVFAQLDDEQRAGAMAEFDDDAMAAELMGAMNERDASRILSEMDPDDAAELVSELDYDKAEKLLRLMGVQEQRAIRQLLGYRENTAGRIMTSEVATVSEDGTVADAVAMLRGLDEDFEAVRYVYLVDDSGKLAGVVTLNALIAAEAETRLCDIATAELVTASPEDDQEDVAEDIAKYNLLAMPVVNDEGRLLGIVTVDDALDVLEEEHAEDLRVAGGSADGEDSGHASTLIWLVRRNAWVALWALGVVALALAVGGRLTLAETLTIAIPLAVALVLADDSISYVTNFFLENDPDDEDTPSMLGFTCKGVGIGAALAALLALIVVALTSVLLSPAVPTAGAFEGGLGDALVTGGFAAAASTFVSFALSPVYLGVLRRRDDANKETSGFTLSVVAMLVGATVFVAAALLLAGPGGMVGAGL; encoded by the coding sequence ATGATCTACCTGTCCCAACTCCTGGGCAACCCCGTACTTGACGCCGACGGCGAGAAGGTCGGCACGGTCTCCGACCTTGGCATCGCCACGGGCGAGGTCTTCCCCCGCATCACGAGCCTGGCCTTCATGGGCCAGGGGCGCACGCCGATCATGATCAGCTGGCGCAAGTACGTGGACACCTACGACGAGCACGAGGTCCGCCTCAAGGTCATCGCCACGGACCTGCGCTTCTCGTACCTGCAGCCGGACGAGGTCCTTCTCGCCCGAGACATCCTCAACAAGCAGATCGTCGACACGCATGGGATGCGCGTCGTGCGCGTGAACGACCTCAAGCTCTCCGACACGAGCTCCACCCAGCTGCGCCTGCTCGGCGCCGAGGTGGGCGCGCGCGGCCTGCTGAGGAGCCTCCACCCGGCGCTCGAGCGCGTCGCGCTGCGCGTGTGCCGCACCTTCGGCCACCCGCTGCCCGAGAAGATCATCGCGTGGAGCTACATGGACCTCGTGGAGCGCGACCTCTCCAACGTCAAGCTCTCCGTCTCCCACAAGACGCTCGACGACATGCACCCCGCCGACATCGCCGACATCATCGAGCGGCTGGACCCGCGTCTGCGCGGCCAGGTCTTCGCGCAGCTCGACGACGAGCAGCGCGCCGGCGCCATGGCCGAGTTCGACGACGACGCGATGGCCGCCGAGCTCATGGGCGCCATGAACGAGCGGGACGCCTCGCGCATCCTCTCCGAGATGGACCCCGACGACGCCGCCGAGCTCGTCTCCGAGCTCGACTACGACAAGGCCGAGAAGCTCCTGCGCCTGATGGGCGTCCAGGAGCAGCGCGCCATCCGTCAGCTGCTGGGCTACCGCGAGAACACCGCGGGCCGCATCATGACCTCCGAGGTGGCCACCGTGAGCGAGGATGGCACCGTAGCAGACGCCGTCGCGATGCTGCGCGGGCTGGACGAGGACTTTGAGGCCGTGCGCTACGTCTACCTCGTGGACGACTCCGGGAAGCTCGCCGGCGTCGTGACGCTGAACGCGCTCATCGCCGCCGAGGCCGAGACCCGCCTCTGCGACATAGCGACCGCCGAGCTGGTGACCGCGAGCCCCGAGGACGACCAGGAGGACGTCGCCGAGGACATCGCGAAGTACAACCTCCTGGCCATGCCCGTCGTCAACGACGAGGGCCGCCTCCTGGGCATCGTCACCGTGGACGACGCCCTGGACGTCCTGGAGGAGGAGCATGCCGAGGACCTGCGCGTCGCCGGCGGCTCCGCGGACGGCGAGGACTCCGGGCACGCGAGCACGCTCATCTGGCTCGTGCGCCGCAACGCGTGGGTGGCGCTGTGGGCGCTCGGCGTGGTGGCGCTCGCGCTGGCCGTGGGCGGGCGCCTCACGCTGGCCGAGACCCTCACGATCGCGATCCCGCTCGCCGTCGCGCTCGTGCTCGCGGACGACTCCATCTCCTACGTCACCAACTTCTTCCTGGAGAACGACCCCGACGACGAGGACACCCCTTCCATGCTCGGCTTCACGTGCAAGGGCGTGGGCATCGGAGCGGCGCTCGCCGCCCTTCTCGCCCTGATCGTCGTCGCGCTCACGAGCGTCCTGCTCTCGCCCGCGGTCCCCACGGCGGGCGCGTTCGAGGGCGGCCTCGGCGACGCCCTGGTCACGGGCGGCTTCGCGGCGGCGGCGAGCACCTTCGTCTCGTTCGCGCTCTCGCCCGTCTACCTGGGGGTCCTGCGCCGCCGCGACGACGCCAACAAGGAGACCTCGGGGTTCACGCTCTCGGTCGTGGCCATGCTGGTGGGCGCGACGGTCTTCGTGGCCGCGGCGCTGCTGCTCGCCGGGCCCGGCGGCATGGTGGGGGCGGGACTCTAG
- a CDS encoding Nramp family divalent metal transporter, producing MSLGEKSPAGEGGERTRLRPRLILAAMGPGMVAALAGADAGGVATYSNAGALFGFNQLWTVPIMCFLLIVAQETAARMGCVTGKGLASLIREQFGVRLSALAMLALLVSNTTVTLSEFAGIASALALFGVPVYVSVPVAALAIWLLTMSGSYRRIEKVLLAIACVFVTYIVAGVMVGPDWGDALLHTVVPHVEATPRYLSLLVASVGTAIAPWMLFLAQSNVVEKNAHAEDLPYQRIDTVTGAVAASVISWFIILTTGAVLHPAGIEVSGAEDAAAALAPLVGDYAELLFGAGLAGASLLAACVLPGITSSAICEAFGWERGADRSWAEAPVYRGIITAVIAVSALVVMLPDVNLFGIMMVAQVINGVLLPVILVFMVLIASDRHVMGRHANGRGWNALTWFTIVAVTLLTLVMFAMQALGL from the coding sequence ATGTCACTCGGCGAGAAGAGCCCCGCGGGCGAGGGGGGCGAACGCACGCGCCTGCGGCCACGCCTCATCCTGGCGGCGATGGGCCCCGGCATGGTTGCCGCCCTCGCGGGCGCGGACGCCGGCGGCGTGGCCACGTACTCCAACGCCGGCGCGCTCTTCGGCTTCAACCAGCTCTGGACCGTTCCCATCATGTGCTTCCTGCTCATCGTGGCGCAGGAGACCGCGGCGCGCATGGGCTGCGTCACCGGCAAGGGCCTCGCGTCGCTCATCCGCGAGCAGTTTGGCGTGCGCCTCTCCGCCCTCGCCATGCTCGCGCTCCTCGTCTCCAACACCACGGTCACGCTCTCGGAGTTCGCGGGCATCGCGTCGGCGCTGGCCCTCTTCGGCGTGCCGGTCTACGTGAGCGTTCCGGTGGCGGCCCTGGCCATCTGGCTGCTCACGATGAGCGGCTCGTACCGCCGGATCGAGAAGGTCCTTCTCGCCATCGCGTGCGTCTTCGTGACTTACATCGTCGCCGGCGTCATGGTGGGCCCCGACTGGGGCGACGCCCTGCTGCACACGGTGGTCCCGCACGTCGAGGCCACGCCGCGCTACCTGTCTCTGCTGGTGGCAAGCGTGGGCACGGCCATCGCGCCCTGGATGCTCTTCCTCGCCCAGTCCAACGTGGTCGAGAAGAACGCCCACGCCGAGGACCTCCCCTACCAGCGCATCGACACCGTGACCGGAGCCGTGGCCGCGAGCGTCATCTCGTGGTTCATCATCCTCACCACCGGAGCCGTGCTGCACCCCGCCGGCATCGAGGTCAGCGGGGCCGAGGACGCTGCCGCCGCGCTCGCGCCGCTCGTGGGCGACTACGCCGAGTTGCTCTTCGGCGCGGGCCTGGCCGGGGCGTCGCTGCTTGCCGCGTGCGTGCTGCCTGGCATCACGTCGAGCGCGATCTGCGAGGCCTTTGGCTGGGAGCGCGGGGCCGACCGCAGCTGGGCGGAGGCGCCCGTCTATCGGGGCATCATCACCGCGGTCATCGCCGTCTCCGCGCTGGTCGTGATGCTGCCCGACGTCAACCTCTTCGGCATCATGATGGTCGCCCAGGTTATCAACGGCGTGCTGCTGCCCGTCATTCTCGTCTTCATGGTGCTTATCGCCAGCGACCGGCACGTCATGGGGCGCCACGCCAACGGGCGCGGCTGGAACGCCCTCACCTGGTTCACGATCGTCGCGGTGACCCTGCTCACCCTGGTCATGTTTGCGATGCAGGCCCTCGGCCTGTAA